DNA sequence from the Leptolyngbya sp. SIO1E4 genome:
CTTGCCCCCAATGGTCGTGACGGGTAAGATGCGACGGCGGGCCAAGGTTTGATGAGACGGGATGTCAGAGTCGAGCAGGGTCGTGATTAACTCCGATCTCAGCGAAGTCTGACGAGTTAAGGCTGGTTGAGGAAAGGCTTGAGAATCCGATGCTTGAGCCGCAGCGGCAAGCAGATATGGAAACGGACATTCCCGTTGACAGGTTTCTGTGCCCCAAGGAAGTGCCATATACCAATTGGGAGCATTGGTATAACCGGCCATGGCCCAGTTGGGGCTGATGATTTGTGAGTCGGCATGAGTGCTGATTTCTCGCCCTCCTTCCAAAATGGCACTGAAAATCAGCCACATTTCTGACTCGCCGACCGCACGGCGCGTTGCTGCCGCTAACACCTGAGACTGTTCGGGATTGGGTAAATCCAGCAAATAATCGATGCCGACGACAGTCGCGTCAAGTCGACTCAAACTATCCACCAAATCAGCCAAATATTCCTGATTAATGGGCGAGATATTCACCAGCTCAGGTGCTCTTCGCCGAGACGCTTCATCCACTTGCACGAGTACAACTTCAGGCGGTGCAGTGGGCATTTGTCCCGTCAGGTTACGATACATCGCCTGCGCCAGTAGCCGACCAGACAGTAAAGCCTCTTGAGCACCAGGTATCACACTCAACACGAGAACGCTGCCGAGGGCGATCGCCTGTTGTTTGCTGGGAAGCCAGCGACGTAGTTCCTGTCGCCAACCCCGTTCAGGAATATGAAACGGCACCGAGTCAGGATGCCGAAATAGAGAGGGTACCAGATACGCCGAGGGAAAGGTGAGGTGCTGCTCTAACTTGAGATATCGGCAGGCCGCCTGCAATGCCGTATGGGCATCTTCGTGATGGGCAAGAGACTGCAAGAACGTCAGCAAGAAAGCGTGGGCCACCTGGTTGTGAATCGGCTCGCGCATGACGGCCACTTGACTCAAACCCAATTCAATCAAGGCGTCGGCAATGGTGAGACCAGAGCAGGAGTTGAAAAAGGCAAACTGCAATCCATTTTCCTGGGCGGCTTGTAGGTAGGGCTTGAGCTCGTAGATGGAAAGGGCCGTATTGGGAGCCACGTAAATGTGGCCCGCGACGACATCGGCTTCGTTGCTGTGTCCGGCAAAAAAGAGGACATCCCACCCCTGCGGATCGGCGATCGCCTGACAAATTGCTGTCCTCAATGCCGTCGCATCTTGCCCCGGTGTCCAGCCAATGAAGGTGATATCCAGTAGGCGTTCTAGGGATTGCAGCGCGGCGCGATCTCCCGAAAAATCAAGTCCGGTTTC
Encoded proteins:
- a CDS encoding CHASE2 domain-containing protein, producing MVYRLKIQQIHSVCLFELTWGRSQCLQAQVFYPAQLETRYQQWQRAYLNFYRQALRGQAGTAAPVEGEQLGEKTALRGRPGATGVAATPVDWHQHLVDAEGQLLLEFHRWLKQGELTDIRRTLSITAKEAPVDLFLTCTPIEIARLPWETWEIGAEYGGVPIRISRSPINIPVTATAPAAQSGKTRVLAIIGDETGLDFSGDRAALQSLERLLDITFIGWTPGQDATALRTAICQAIADPQGWDVLFFAGHSNEADVVAGHIYVAPNTALSIYELKPYLQAAQENGLQFAFFNSCSGLTIADALIELGLSQVAVMREPIHNQVAHAFLLTFLQSLAHHEDAHTALQAACRYLKLEQHLTFPSAYLVPSLFRHPDSVPFHIPERGWRQELRRWLPSKQQAIALGSVLVLSVIPGAQEALLSGRLLAQAMYRNLTGQMPTAPPEVVLVQVDEASRRRAPELVNISPINQEYLADLVDSLSRLDATVVGIDYLLDLPNPEQSQVLAAATRRAVGESEMWLIFSAILEGGREISTHADSQIISPNWAMAGYTNAPNWYMALPWGTETCQRECPFPYLLAAAAQASDSQAFPQPALTRQTSLRSELITTLLDSDIPSHQTLARRRILPVTTIGGKFRQRWLRPILDFSLPPDRIFHRVSAYELLVDTVDDETAEAIAQSSVVLIGGVGYVEGGVDPLSTDISPNPPTIAYWRQWKRDDSEEKTFAGVEAIAYDVHHFLQSHYVTPVPALWVVGIAAGLGAGITLYGIPQLNSSRQGLWLLAGATAGYGWLSFQLMIGTGLLLPWLLPSATVWIYVLPKIWRLPT